The Scyliorhinus canicula chromosome 13, sScyCan1.1, whole genome shotgun sequence genome contains a region encoding:
- the zbtb38 gene encoding zinc finger and BTB domain-containing protein 38 isoform X1 — translation MRFFLKDTLGQCEGSNVVLGELFCSLSQQLLHINITTFRVIVIPSSTDMMDNSHSHTVLCCLNEQRSKGVFCDVTIVVEDAKFKAHKNVLAASSVYFKNLFSTQELWLVGHILELPDFKADVFAEILNFIYSAKVVVKGSERVKDLVDAGKRLGISFLENLMPITQHHVGSLDALSSYSPNSSQSVSPVSSLSLPTSLQNLKAEVCNSVSDKGSEDFHFVNGPRITNAFSIFDMQAGTDMYFPVDLTTNVSKKAIETDKLSMVCVAKDATGIQQTPAHTFAEHSYAVSSNRKDQESVDLSYGLQVQEPMEENEKPLCNLNINTSNSGAIQEMQLKDQICKASQPLNIASSTGFQVLRFNLNAFQTTNDNSPVNFVPVTSPLNGPNVNTAETISEGKDVDKDSPPVSKSVPNAVWPETVPVVTHQTPYICKYCPRSFSTRVSLNVHSQIHTLLEKPLSCRHCGKPFVHLKRLQTHEHLCRGPDTVVSDCESTDEQMENFSSDNEVASSEEDPNSISHALGPENSNKRSVNLVRSRRGSSSPEPDHFVKVVEGHILYFCSVCKRSYVTLSSLKRHANVHSWRRTYPCHYCNKVFALAEYRTKHEIWHTGERRYQCIFCLETFMTYYTLKTHQKSFHGIDPGLPTNKKAASGGYRAKMYPFKLYRLLPMKQQKRPYKTYTRSRSDDHNNKQVTGISSADENISSLDIGNLSSTSECLQDKLLSSEASPSQQSSHFHCASVPFITAQDELAEGSARTSCLSAECENSSLSTGRRPSDPLLSCTSTKDVIYNDDKGDADNGQQGLAANVKNTGLSVINYGHSVPSVIMHSNRVSSVIKHGNAFSSVITYNTGVQSGIDAYQPLPQTNQSKDSSDTNSRKNISKDYAKLSSKDAYKKSAETTKGTGQITGQRTTQKNRSSTFSGGIRTETYIAKPAFPGTSTDSQIAPLCKITVKIGDKAVVQRQMTGTKQFRKKGRKPKWMILNEEKMIQDIKVEENEQITKSPSNADATGGIETCDEMSDHDSNDKLWRPYYTYKPKKRAKAFHKLRKSRWKKKGGRKVDGHSDPISATREGQDFDSLEEMAINKEINDVSPELSCALGDKIEHSEEEMKSQLKCHFTTKPYSCTICAKVFPNSSTMKMHVRCHTGEQPFSCKTCGRRFSVQGNLHKHERIHLGVKEFVCLYCNKAFTLSETLKKHERIHTGEKRYRCHFCPQRFLYLTTKKNHEQRHLEKKRALQVIKGHACSQCFKVCKTAAALGMHQKKHLKRSVCEDAEGFSNYQSDLHTNVMTCSTVTESKLNNRAEAENKAKLPTSSGNLEQIHCSLGTEFSPDCSEPDLPTVLQKTKSATYPWSSAQDMGPDLLQRTLPQNSENIWQVHQQNLDINLPLCTNVSYQCENSNRGDGRLAFYQHSSNMFYQGEGMVYKAM, via the exons AtgcgattttttttaaaagacactctgggacagtgtgaAGGAAGCAACGTTGTTCTGGGAGAACTTTTTTGTTCCTTGTCACAGCAGCTTCTTCATATTAACATAACAACATTCAGG GTGATTGTCATACCTTCAAGTACAGATATGATGGACAATTCCCACAGCCACACGGTCCTTTGTTGCTTGAACGAACAGCGCTCCAAAGGTGTCTTCTGTGACGTTACCATTGTTGTCGAAGATGCCAAGTTTAAAGCCCACAAAAATGTCTTGGCAGCATCCAGTGTTTACTTTAAGAACCTCTTTTCGACCCAAGAGTTGTGGTTGGTTGGCCATATCCTGGAACTGCCTGACTTCAAGGCAGATGTGTTTGCAGAAATACTCAATTTCATCTACAGTGCAAAGGTGGTTGTCAAAGGGTCTGAGAGAGTTAAAGACCTTGTTGATGCTGGAAAAAGATTAGGGATATCATTTTTGGAAAATCTGATGCCCATTACTCAGCACCATGTTGGATCTCTAGATGCTCTGTCCAGCTATTCACCTAATTCCTCTCAATCAGTTTCTCCTGTTTCTTCCCTCTCCTTGCCGACGAGCCTTCAGAATCTCAAAGCAGAGGTCTGCAATTCTGTTAGTGACAAAGGCAGTGAAGATTTCCATTTTGTAAATGGACCCCGAATCACAAATGCATTTTCAATTTTTGACATGCAGGCTGGCACTGACATGTATTTCCCAGTTGACTTAACAACTAACGTCAGCAAAAAAGCAATAGAAACTGATAAGCTGTCCATGGTATGTGTTGCCAAGGATGCAACGGGCATACAACAGACACCTGCTCATACTTTTGCTGAACATTCATATGCTGTATCTTCCAATAGAAAAGATCAAGAAAGTGTTGATCTTTCTTATGGTCTTCAAGTACAGGAACCGATGGAAGAAAATGAAAAGCCTTTATGTAACCTTAACATCAATACTTCGAATTCTGGAGCTATACAGGAGATGCAGTTAAAAGACCAAATTTGCAAAGCCTCCCAACCACTAAACATTGCCAGCTCAACTGGCTTTCAGGTTCTACGATTTAACTTGAATGCATTCCAAACTACAAATGATAATAGCCCAGTAAATTTTGTGCCAGTTACTAGCCCATTAAATGGACCTAATGTGAATACTGCGGAAACTATAAGCGAAGGCAAAGATGTAGACAAAGATTCTCCTCCTGTGAGCAAATCTGTACCTAATGCTGTTTGGCCTGAAACTGTGCCAGTTGTTACACACCAAACTCCCTACATTTGTAAATATTGCCCACGGTCTTTTAGCACGCGAGTATCATTGAATGTTCACTCCCAGATTCATACACTTTTAGAAAAGCCCTTATCTTGTAGGCACTGTGGTAAACCGTTTGTTCACCTGAAGAGGCTGCAGACTCATGAGCATCTGTGCAGAGGACCAGACACAGTTGTGTCTGACTGTGAATCAACTGATGAACAAATGGAGAATTTTTCCAGTGACAATGAAGTTGCCAGTAGTGAGGAAGATCCAAATTCAATTTCCCATGCTTTGGGACCAGAAAATTCCAACAAGCGCTCAGTGAATTTGGTGCGGTCAAGGagaggcagcagctcaccagaaCCAGATCACTTTGTAAAAGTTGTTGAGGGACACATTTTGTATTTTTGCAGTGTTTGCAAGCGTTCCTATGTAACTCTGTCCAGTTTAAAGAGACATGCTAATGTTCATTCTTGGCGGAGAACGTATCCCTGCCATTACTGCAATAAGGTATTTGCATTAGCCGAATATCGTACAAAACATGAAATATGGCACACGGGAGAGAGACGATATCAGTGCATCTTTTGTTTAGAGACCTTTATGACCTACTATACTTTGAAAACCCATCAGAAATCTTTTCATGGCATTGACCCAGGTCTTCCCACCAACAAGAAAGCAGCAAGTGGTGGATACAGGGCCAAGATGTATCCGTTTAAACTCTATAGGCTTCTACCTATGAAGCAACAAAAAAGACCTTATAAAACCTACACTCGATCCCGTTCAGATGATCACAACAATAAGCAAGTtacaggaatttcttcagctgatGAAAATATCAGTTCTCTTGATATTGGTAACTTATCATCTACTTCAGAGTGTTTACAGGACAAGTTGCTTTCTTCAGAAGCTAGTCCTTCACAGCAATCTTCCCATTTCCATTGTGCATCAGTGCCCTTCATCACAGCTCAGGATGAATTGGCTGAAGGAAGTGCAAGGACATCATGCCTCTCGGCCGAATGTGAAAACAGCAGTCTTTCCACTGGCCGGCGTCCTAGCGACCCATTGCTTTCTTGCACTTCAACAAAAGATGTAATCTATAATGATGATAAAGGTGATGCTGATAATGGGCAACAAGGCTTGGCCGCTAATGTGAAAAATACAGGTCTTTCCGTTATTAATTATGGGCACTCAGTTCCCTCTGTTATAATGCACAGCAATAGGGTTTCATCTGTTATAAAGCATGGAAATGCATTTTCTTCTGTCATTACTTACAACACTGGTGTACAGTCTGGTATTGATGCTTATCAGCCACTTCCACAGACTAATCAAAGTAAAGATTCTTCAGACACAAATTCAAGGAAAAATATTTCTAAAGATTATGCTAAGTTGTCGAGTAAAGATGCCTATAAGAAGTCAGCAGAAACAACAAAGGGAACTGGACAAATCACCGGACAGAGGACTACACAAAAGAATCGTTCAAGTACCTTTTCAGGAGGAATCCGAACAGAAACCTACATTGCAAAGCCTGCCTTCCCTGGAACTTCCACGGACAGTCAGATAGCTCCTCTTTGCAAAATAACAGTGAAGATTGGGGACAAAGCGGTTGTGCAAAGACAGATGACTGGAACCAAACAGTTCCGTAAAAAAGGTAGAAAGCCTAAATGGATGATTCTAAACGAAGAAAAGATGATCCAGGATATTAAAGTGGAAGAAAATGAACAAATTACCAAGTCACCTAGTAACGCAGATGCTACTGGAGGCATTGAAACGTGTGATGAAATGAGTGATCATGATTCAAATGACAAACTTTGGCGGCCTTACTATACATATAAACCAAAAAAGAGAGCCAAAGCATTTCATAAATTGAGGAAATCTAGATGGAAGAAAAAAGGTGGACGCAAGGTTGATGGACACTCGGATCCCATTTCTGCTACCAGAGAAGGACAGGATTTTGACTCTCTAGAAGAAATGGCTATTAATAAAGAGATTAATGATGTATCTCCAGAGCTTAGCTGTGCACTTGGTGATAAAATAGAACATTCTGAAGAAGAGATGAAAAGTCAACTAAAATGCCACTTTACTACAAAGCCTTATTCATGTACTATCTGCGCAAAAGTATTTCCAAACTCTTCTACAATGAAGATGCACGTAAGGTGTCATACTGGTGAGCAACCTTTCTCCTGCAAAACCTGTGGGCGACGGTTTTCAGTCCAAGGAAACCTCCATAAACATGAACGCATTCATTTGGGTGTTAAAGAGTTTGTATGTCTCTATTGCAACAAGGCCTTCACTTTGAGTGAAACTCTCAAAAAGCATGAAAGGATCCACACCGGGGAGAAGCGATACCGCTGTCACTTCTGCCCTCAGCGTTTCCTCTACTTGACAACTAAGAAAAATCATGAACAGAGACACTTGGAAAAAAAGCGTGCTCTGCAGGTAATCAAGGGACATGCTTGTTCTCAGTGTTTTAAGGTATGCAAAACAGCAGCTGCACTTGGTATGCACCAAAAAAAACACTTAAAGCGTTCTGTTTGTGAGGATGCAGAAGGATTCTCGAACTATCAAAGTGATCTCCATACAAATGTAATGACTTGTTCAACTGTAACAGAATCCAAGCTTAACAATAGAGCAGAGGCAGAGAACAAAGCAAAATTGCCAACTTCTTCAGGTAACCTTGAACAGATTCACTGTTCACTCGGCACAGAGTTCAGCCCTGATTGCAGTGAACCTGATTTGCCAACCGTATTACAGAAGACTAAAAGTGCAACATACCCATGGTCAAGTGCTCAAGATATGGGTCCAGATCTTTTACAGAGAACACTACCACAGAATAGTGAGAACATTTGGCAGGTTCATCAGCAAAATCTAGACATTAATCTGCCTCTTTGCACAAATGTTTCTTATCAGTGTGAGAATAGCAACAGAGGTGATGGCAGACTTGCTTTCTATCAACATTCTTCTAATATGTTTTATCAGGGAGAAGGGATGGTCTACAAAGCAATGTGA
- the zbtb38 gene encoding zinc finger and BTB domain-containing protein 38 isoform X5 → MRALMKVIVIPSSTDMMDNSHSHTVLCCLNEQRSKGVFCDVTIVVEDAKFKAHKNVLAASSVYFKNLFSTQELWLVGHILELPDFKADVFAEILNFIYSAKVVVKGSERVKDLVDAGKRLGISFLENLMPITQHHVGSLDALSSYSPNSSQSVSPVSSLSLPTSLQNLKAEVCNSVSDKGSEDFHFVNGPRITNAFSIFDMQAGTDMYFPVDLTTNVSKKAIETDKLSMVCVAKDATGIQQTPAHTFAEHSYAVSSNRKDQESVDLSYGLQVQEPMEENEKPLCNLNINTSNSGAIQEMQLKDQICKASQPLNIASSTGFQVLRFNLNAFQTTNDNSPVNFVPVTSPLNGPNVNTAETISEGKDVDKDSPPVSKSVPNAVWPETVPVVTHQTPYICKYCPRSFSTRVSLNVHSQIHTLLEKPLSCRHCGKPFVHLKRLQTHEHLCRGPDTVVSDCESTDEQMENFSSDNEVASSEEDPNSISHALGPENSNKRSVNLVRSRRGSSSPEPDHFVKVVEGHILYFCSVCKRSYVTLSSLKRHANVHSWRRTYPCHYCNKVFALAEYRTKHEIWHTGERRYQCIFCLETFMTYYTLKTHQKSFHGIDPGLPTNKKAASGGYRAKMYPFKLYRLLPMKQQKRPYKTYTRSRSDDHNNKQVTGISSADENISSLDIGNLSSTSECLQDKLLSSEASPSQQSSHFHCASVPFITAQDELAEGSARTSCLSAECENSSLSTGRRPSDPLLSCTSTKDVIYNDDKGDADNGQQGLAANVKNTGLSVINYGHSVPSVIMHSNRVSSVIKHGNAFSSVITYNTGVQSGIDAYQPLPQTNQSKDSSDTNSRKNISKDYAKLSSKDAYKKSAETTKGTGQITGQRTTQKNRSSTFSGGIRTETYIAKPAFPGTSTDSQIAPLCKITVKIGDKAVVQRQMTGTKQFRKKGRKPKWMILNEEKMIQDIKVEENEQITKSPSNADATGGIETCDEMSDHDSNDKLWRPYYTYKPKKRAKAFHKLRKSRWKKKGGRKVDGHSDPISATREGQDFDSLEEMAINKEINDVSPELSCALGDKIEHSEEEMKSQLKCHFTTKPYSCTICAKVFPNSSTMKMHVRCHTGEQPFSCKTCGRRFSVQGNLHKHERIHLGVKEFVCLYCNKAFTLSETLKKHERIHTGEKRYRCHFCPQRFLYLTTKKNHEQRHLEKKRALQVIKGHACSQCFKVCKTAAALGMHQKKHLKRSVCEDAEGFSNYQSDLHTNVMTCSTVTESKLNNRAEAENKAKLPTSSGNLEQIHCSLGTEFSPDCSEPDLPTVLQKTKSATYPWSSAQDMGPDLLQRTLPQNSENIWQVHQQNLDINLPLCTNVSYQCENSNRGDGRLAFYQHSSNMFYQGEGMVYKAM, encoded by the coding sequence GTGATTGTCATACCTTCAAGTACAGATATGATGGACAATTCCCACAGCCACACGGTCCTTTGTTGCTTGAACGAACAGCGCTCCAAAGGTGTCTTCTGTGACGTTACCATTGTTGTCGAAGATGCCAAGTTTAAAGCCCACAAAAATGTCTTGGCAGCATCCAGTGTTTACTTTAAGAACCTCTTTTCGACCCAAGAGTTGTGGTTGGTTGGCCATATCCTGGAACTGCCTGACTTCAAGGCAGATGTGTTTGCAGAAATACTCAATTTCATCTACAGTGCAAAGGTGGTTGTCAAAGGGTCTGAGAGAGTTAAAGACCTTGTTGATGCTGGAAAAAGATTAGGGATATCATTTTTGGAAAATCTGATGCCCATTACTCAGCACCATGTTGGATCTCTAGATGCTCTGTCCAGCTATTCACCTAATTCCTCTCAATCAGTTTCTCCTGTTTCTTCCCTCTCCTTGCCGACGAGCCTTCAGAATCTCAAAGCAGAGGTCTGCAATTCTGTTAGTGACAAAGGCAGTGAAGATTTCCATTTTGTAAATGGACCCCGAATCACAAATGCATTTTCAATTTTTGACATGCAGGCTGGCACTGACATGTATTTCCCAGTTGACTTAACAACTAACGTCAGCAAAAAAGCAATAGAAACTGATAAGCTGTCCATGGTATGTGTTGCCAAGGATGCAACGGGCATACAACAGACACCTGCTCATACTTTTGCTGAACATTCATATGCTGTATCTTCCAATAGAAAAGATCAAGAAAGTGTTGATCTTTCTTATGGTCTTCAAGTACAGGAACCGATGGAAGAAAATGAAAAGCCTTTATGTAACCTTAACATCAATACTTCGAATTCTGGAGCTATACAGGAGATGCAGTTAAAAGACCAAATTTGCAAAGCCTCCCAACCACTAAACATTGCCAGCTCAACTGGCTTTCAGGTTCTACGATTTAACTTGAATGCATTCCAAACTACAAATGATAATAGCCCAGTAAATTTTGTGCCAGTTACTAGCCCATTAAATGGACCTAATGTGAATACTGCGGAAACTATAAGCGAAGGCAAAGATGTAGACAAAGATTCTCCTCCTGTGAGCAAATCTGTACCTAATGCTGTTTGGCCTGAAACTGTGCCAGTTGTTACACACCAAACTCCCTACATTTGTAAATATTGCCCACGGTCTTTTAGCACGCGAGTATCATTGAATGTTCACTCCCAGATTCATACACTTTTAGAAAAGCCCTTATCTTGTAGGCACTGTGGTAAACCGTTTGTTCACCTGAAGAGGCTGCAGACTCATGAGCATCTGTGCAGAGGACCAGACACAGTTGTGTCTGACTGTGAATCAACTGATGAACAAATGGAGAATTTTTCCAGTGACAATGAAGTTGCCAGTAGTGAGGAAGATCCAAATTCAATTTCCCATGCTTTGGGACCAGAAAATTCCAACAAGCGCTCAGTGAATTTGGTGCGGTCAAGGagaggcagcagctcaccagaaCCAGATCACTTTGTAAAAGTTGTTGAGGGACACATTTTGTATTTTTGCAGTGTTTGCAAGCGTTCCTATGTAACTCTGTCCAGTTTAAAGAGACATGCTAATGTTCATTCTTGGCGGAGAACGTATCCCTGCCATTACTGCAATAAGGTATTTGCATTAGCCGAATATCGTACAAAACATGAAATATGGCACACGGGAGAGAGACGATATCAGTGCATCTTTTGTTTAGAGACCTTTATGACCTACTATACTTTGAAAACCCATCAGAAATCTTTTCATGGCATTGACCCAGGTCTTCCCACCAACAAGAAAGCAGCAAGTGGTGGATACAGGGCCAAGATGTATCCGTTTAAACTCTATAGGCTTCTACCTATGAAGCAACAAAAAAGACCTTATAAAACCTACACTCGATCCCGTTCAGATGATCACAACAATAAGCAAGTtacaggaatttcttcagctgatGAAAATATCAGTTCTCTTGATATTGGTAACTTATCATCTACTTCAGAGTGTTTACAGGACAAGTTGCTTTCTTCAGAAGCTAGTCCTTCACAGCAATCTTCCCATTTCCATTGTGCATCAGTGCCCTTCATCACAGCTCAGGATGAATTGGCTGAAGGAAGTGCAAGGACATCATGCCTCTCGGCCGAATGTGAAAACAGCAGTCTTTCCACTGGCCGGCGTCCTAGCGACCCATTGCTTTCTTGCACTTCAACAAAAGATGTAATCTATAATGATGATAAAGGTGATGCTGATAATGGGCAACAAGGCTTGGCCGCTAATGTGAAAAATACAGGTCTTTCCGTTATTAATTATGGGCACTCAGTTCCCTCTGTTATAATGCACAGCAATAGGGTTTCATCTGTTATAAAGCATGGAAATGCATTTTCTTCTGTCATTACTTACAACACTGGTGTACAGTCTGGTATTGATGCTTATCAGCCACTTCCACAGACTAATCAAAGTAAAGATTCTTCAGACACAAATTCAAGGAAAAATATTTCTAAAGATTATGCTAAGTTGTCGAGTAAAGATGCCTATAAGAAGTCAGCAGAAACAACAAAGGGAACTGGACAAATCACCGGACAGAGGACTACACAAAAGAATCGTTCAAGTACCTTTTCAGGAGGAATCCGAACAGAAACCTACATTGCAAAGCCTGCCTTCCCTGGAACTTCCACGGACAGTCAGATAGCTCCTCTTTGCAAAATAACAGTGAAGATTGGGGACAAAGCGGTTGTGCAAAGACAGATGACTGGAACCAAACAGTTCCGTAAAAAAGGTAGAAAGCCTAAATGGATGATTCTAAACGAAGAAAAGATGATCCAGGATATTAAAGTGGAAGAAAATGAACAAATTACCAAGTCACCTAGTAACGCAGATGCTACTGGAGGCATTGAAACGTGTGATGAAATGAGTGATCATGATTCAAATGACAAACTTTGGCGGCCTTACTATACATATAAACCAAAAAAGAGAGCCAAAGCATTTCATAAATTGAGGAAATCTAGATGGAAGAAAAAAGGTGGACGCAAGGTTGATGGACACTCGGATCCCATTTCTGCTACCAGAGAAGGACAGGATTTTGACTCTCTAGAAGAAATGGCTATTAATAAAGAGATTAATGATGTATCTCCAGAGCTTAGCTGTGCACTTGGTGATAAAATAGAACATTCTGAAGAAGAGATGAAAAGTCAACTAAAATGCCACTTTACTACAAAGCCTTATTCATGTACTATCTGCGCAAAAGTATTTCCAAACTCTTCTACAATGAAGATGCACGTAAGGTGTCATACTGGTGAGCAACCTTTCTCCTGCAAAACCTGTGGGCGACGGTTTTCAGTCCAAGGAAACCTCCATAAACATGAACGCATTCATTTGGGTGTTAAAGAGTTTGTATGTCTCTATTGCAACAAGGCCTTCACTTTGAGTGAAACTCTCAAAAAGCATGAAAGGATCCACACCGGGGAGAAGCGATACCGCTGTCACTTCTGCCCTCAGCGTTTCCTCTACTTGACAACTAAGAAAAATCATGAACAGAGACACTTGGAAAAAAAGCGTGCTCTGCAGGTAATCAAGGGACATGCTTGTTCTCAGTGTTTTAAGGTATGCAAAACAGCAGCTGCACTTGGTATGCACCAAAAAAAACACTTAAAGCGTTCTGTTTGTGAGGATGCAGAAGGATTCTCGAACTATCAAAGTGATCTCCATACAAATGTAATGACTTGTTCAACTGTAACAGAATCCAAGCTTAACAATAGAGCAGAGGCAGAGAACAAAGCAAAATTGCCAACTTCTTCAGGTAACCTTGAACAGATTCACTGTTCACTCGGCACAGAGTTCAGCCCTGATTGCAGTGAACCTGATTTGCCAACCGTATTACAGAAGACTAAAAGTGCAACATACCCATGGTCAAGTGCTCAAGATATGGGTCCAGATCTTTTACAGAGAACACTACCACAGAATAGTGAGAACATTTGGCAGGTTCATCAGCAAAATCTAGACATTAATCTGCCTCTTTGCACAAATGTTTCTTATCAGTGTGAGAATAGCAACAGAGGTGATGGCAGACTTGCTTTCTATCAACATTCTTCTAATATGTTTTATCAGGGAGAAGGGATGGTCTACAAAGCAATGTGA